TTACTACGCAGAATACCTGCCATACGAACGTGTGGAACAGGACATGGAAATGATGGAACGCGCCGGCATGAACGTCATCCGAATCGCGGAATCCACCTGGAGCACCTGGGAACCAAAAGAAGGAGAATTTGATTTTTCCAAGTTAAAACAGATGATAGAAACTGCGGCAAAGCATCACTTAAATGTGATTGTCGGAACGCCAACCTACGCGATTCCGACCTGGCTGGTAAAAAAAGATGCTACCATGCTTGCTGTAACCAAAAACGGACAGGAGCTTTACGGGCACCGCCAGAACATGGACATCACCAACCCGACCTATCTAAAATATGCGAAGCGCATGATTGAAAAGCTGCTGGACTTTGTCGTTCCTTATCCGAATGTGATTGGATTCCAGCTAGACAACGAAACCAAGCACTATGGAACTGCCGGGGAACGGGTGCAAAAGATGTTTGTGGAGTCTTTAAAAACGCAGTTCCCGGACATCGATGAATTCAACCGGGAATTCGGTCTTGACTACTGGAGCAACCGCATCAACCGCTGGGAAGACTTTCCCGATGTCCGCGGTACCATCAACCAGAGCCTCTGGACTGAATTTGAAAAGTTCAGACGCGGTCTTGTCACAAACTTTTTCCAGTGGCAGGCAGATATTGTCAATGCAAAAAAACGTCCTGACCAGTTCATCACACATAATTTTGACTTTGAATGGCATGATTTCTCCTATGGCTTACAACCTGAGGTCAACCAGTATGACTCTGTAAAATGCATGACAGTCGCCGGTGCTGATATCTACCATCCATCCCAGGAACATTTGACCGGTGCTGAGATTACGGTCTGTGGAAATATTGCAAGAAGCTTAAAAAAAGACAATTATCTCATTTTAGAGACACAGGCACAGGGAAATACCGAATGGCTTGCCTATCCGGGGCAGCTGCGCCAGCAGGCTTACAGCCATATCGCAAACGGCGCAAACAGCGTGATGTACTGGCATTGGCACTCTCTTCACAACGCAATCGAAAGCTACTGGAAGGGTGTTCTCTCCCATGACTTTTCCGAAAAT
This genomic window from Roseburia sp. 831b contains:
- a CDS encoding beta-galactosidase codes for the protein MNVEHLLFGAAYYAEYLPYERVEQDMEMMERAGMNVIRIAESTWSTWEPKEGEFDFSKLKQMIETAAKHHLNVIVGTPTYAIPTWLVKKDATMLAVTKNGQELYGHRQNMDITNPTYLKYAKRMIEKLLDFVVPYPNVIGFQLDNETKHYGTAGERVQKMFVESLKTQFPDIDEFNREFGLDYWSNRINRWEDFPDVRGTINQSLWTEFEKFRRGLVTNFFQWQADIVNAKKRPDQFITHNFDFEWHDFSYGLQPEVNQYDSVKCMTVAGADIYHPSQEHLTGAEITVCGNIARSLKKDNYLILETQAQGNTEWLAYPGQLRQQAYSHIANGANSVMYWHWHSLHNAIESYWKGVLSHDFSENATYRDVTQIGHEFQKIGDKIKNLKKTNSIAVLVDNESLTGLSAFPLQTTGSYSYNTVLRWLCDCLYRNNIEFDMVSSKEASYSNYNCLIVPALYSATDTLLHTLDDYVAQGGHLVTTFKSGFSDEHLKIRHDMQPHILNKCLGIHYDQFTYPEHVGLSFVSEEDAADASSFAGEKNTSDMDSCVKEWMELVTCDTAAPVATYRHPAWKEYAAITKNEYGKGSSLYLGCYFDADLLEKVLIPYVKDAIVTQYAFPVILKRGKNDAGNEVLFYFNYSWENQEITYEFENATDLFTESRISTGDRFTLKAWDVKILEVGR